The Sulfurimonas hydrogeniphila genome includes a window with the following:
- a CDS encoding sulfite exporter TauE/SafE family protein, producing MIELILLGTFVGLLSGLFGIGGGTILVPLLLLLGYETKIAIGISVIQMVFSSVYGSYLNNKKGTLDVLMVVIIGLGGFTGALLSGNITASFSDQTLEMVFLAFAAFALIRLFMKTHDYKHEKKVNKAVLFVTGFVIGAISMSIGVGGSLILVPILVGFLHVPLKKATSAGLFFVVFSSVSGLISHTLHGHVDYTSGIIIGLASLAGVYAGIHLKHHILNVSLQKKLLTVLYLIIVIYLLYRIF from the coding sequence ATGATTGAATTAATCTTGCTTGGTACTTTTGTCGGTTTGCTGTCCGGGCTTTTTGGAATAGGCGGTGGAACAATTCTGGTGCCACTGCTGCTATTGCTTGGGTATGAAACAAAAATTGCCATAGGCATTTCGGTTATTCAGATGGTTTTCAGCTCTGTTTACGGCAGCTATCTGAATAATAAAAAAGGAACACTTGATGTCCTGATGGTTGTTATTATTGGACTTGGCGGTTTTACCGGTGCCCTTTTAAGCGGTAATATTACGGCAAGTTTCAGTGACCAGACCTTGGAAATGGTCTTTTTGGCATTTGCTGCATTTGCACTTATTCGCCTTTTTATGAAAACACATGACTATAAACACGAAAAGAAAGTAAACAAGGCAGTGCTTTTTGTCACAGGTTTTGTCATAGGGGCAATAAGCATGTCCATAGGGGTAGGCGGGAGTCTGATTCTTGTCCCTATACTTGTTGGGTTTTTACATGTACCTTTGAAAAAAGCTACATCAGCAGGACTGTTCTTTGTTGTTTTTTCATCTGTTTCGGGGTTGATATCGCATACACTGCACGGGCATGTTGATTATACAAGTGGAATCATTATAGGGTTGGCATCATTGGCAGGTGTGTATGCAGGCATACATTTAAAGCATCATATCTTAAATGTATCTCTGCAAAAAAAACTCTTAACTGTTCTTTATCTGATTATTGTAATATATTTGCTCTATAGAATTTTTTGA
- the uvrA gene encoding excinuclease ABC subunit UvrA: MKKKDVIKITGARENNLKNINLTIPKNELIVMTGLSGSGKSTLAFDTLYAEGQRRYMESLSSYARQFLDRVGKPDVDKIEGLTPAIAIDQKTTSKNPRSTVGTITEIYDYFRLLYARVGIQYCHKCGKKISQMSASDIIGEVAKLPEGAKLVLMAPLVRENKGAYADLIESLVHKGYVRAQIDGVMVRLDEEIELSKTKKHTIKVVVDRVIVKEENKERIASDVEKALKESYGELEVEILNYEELGCPQHIHYSEHNACFDCKISFEPLEPLSFSFNSPKGACSECDGLGIRYALDIDKIIDSDLSIEKGAVKIVYGFNKGYYFTFLKGFCAHNDIDVTVPYSELPLHQQKAILHGNIDEVEFLWKNHKVKRIFPGIIRIAYDMLKDEKELADYMSEKVCDVCGGHRLKRESLAVKVADTKIAQLLEMPIAKTYEFFANDENFSYFDRQSRMIAEPILNEIKERLFFLYDVGLGYITLGRDARTISGGEAQRIRIASQIGSGLTGVMYVLDEPSIGLHERDTLKLIRTLRSLQEKGNTVIVVEHDKETIENADFIVDIGSGAGKFGGEVVFSGTLEKLKKAKTLTADYLYGRKKIEYFYRRPQEKWIEIKNVTINNIENLSAKIPLNNFVCITGVSGSGKSSLMLQTLLPTARELLNHARKVNKVAGVEINGLEHVDKVIYLDQSPIGRTPRSNPATYTGVMDEIRNLFAQTKESQIRGYTASRFSFNVKGGRCEKCQGEGENKIEMHFLPDIMVKCDACGGKRYNQQTLEVFYKGKTIADVLAMSVDEAFEFFKPIPKIHQKMKTLVDVGLGYITLGQNAVTLSGGEAQRIKLSKELSRKDTGKTLYILDEPTTGLHFADVDRLTNVLHKFVELGNSMLIIEHNLDMIKNADYIIDMGPEGGSGGGLIIAEGSPEVLAKNHKKTGSYTGEYLEKELKLH; this comes from the coding sequence ATGAAAAAAAAAGATGTAATTAAAATCACCGGCGCGCGCGAAAACAATTTAAAAAATATCAATTTGACAATTCCTAAAAATGAATTGATTGTGATGACTGGACTCAGTGGAAGCGGGAAGTCTACTCTGGCTTTTGATACGCTCTATGCAGAGGGTCAGCGCCGCTACATGGAATCACTCTCTTCGTATGCAAGACAGTTTTTAGACCGTGTAGGCAAGCCTGATGTTGACAAAATAGAGGGGCTCACACCTGCTATAGCCATAGATCAAAAAACAACCTCAAAAAATCCGCGTTCAACTGTCGGAACAATTACGGAAATATATGATTATTTTCGACTGCTGTATGCCCGTGTCGGTATTCAGTACTGTCATAAATGCGGCAAAAAGATTTCTCAAATGTCGGCTTCGGATATAATTGGCGAAGTTGCAAAGCTGCCTGAGGGAGCAAAACTTGTCCTGATGGCACCGCTTGTAAGAGAGAACAAAGGTGCCTACGCAGACCTGATTGAGTCACTTGTGCATAAAGGCTATGTCCGTGCTCAGATTGACGGTGTTATGGTACGTCTGGATGAAGAGATAGAACTCTCAAAAACAAAAAAGCATACGATTAAAGTAGTTGTTGACAGAGTGATTGTCAAAGAAGAGAACAAAGAACGAATCGCATCAGATGTGGAAAAAGCGCTCAAAGAAAGCTACGGCGAACTGGAAGTGGAAATACTCAACTATGAAGAACTCGGCTGCCCTCAGCATATTCACTATTCGGAACATAACGCCTGTTTTGACTGTAAAATAAGCTTTGAACCGCTTGAACCTTTGAGCTTCTCTTTTAACTCTCCAAAAGGCGCCTGTTCTGAATGTGACGGTCTTGGCATACGTTATGCACTTGATATTGACAAGATTATTGACAGTGATCTGAGTATTGAAAAAGGTGCTGTTAAAATTGTTTACGGTTTTAACAAAGGTTACTATTTTACCTTTTTAAAGGGTTTTTGTGCACATAATGACATTGACGTTACCGTACCGTATTCTGAATTGCCATTGCACCAGCAAAAAGCGATTTTACACGGTAATATAGATGAAGTAGAGTTTTTGTGGAAAAACCATAAAGTAAAAAGAATATTCCCGGGTATTATCCGTATAGCCTATGATATGCTTAAAGACGAAAAAGAACTTGCAGACTATATGAGTGAAAAGGTCTGTGATGTCTGTGGCGGGCACAGGCTCAAACGCGAATCTTTGGCAGTGAAAGTGGCTGATACAAAAATAGCACAGCTTCTCGAAATGCCGATTGCCAAAACCTATGAATTTTTTGCCAATGATGAGAACTTTTCCTATTTCGACAGACAGTCAAGAATGATAGCAGAGCCTATTTTAAACGAAATCAAAGAACGACTTTTCTTTCTTTATGATGTAGGACTTGGCTACATTACTTTGGGTCGTGATGCCAGAACCATAAGCGGAGGAGAAGCACAACGCATACGAATAGCTTCACAAATCGGTTCGGGACTTACAGGTGTCATGTATGTGTTGGATGAGCCGAGTATAGGACTTCATGAAAGAGACACCTTGAAACTTATCCGAACACTCAGAAGCCTGCAGGAAAAAGGAAACACCGTTATCGTGGTTGAGCATGACAAAGAGACCATAGAAAATGCAGACTTTATAGTAGACATAGGAAGCGGTGCGGGAAAATTCGGCGGAGAAGTTGTTTTCAGCGGAACACTGGAAAAATTGAAAAAAGCAAAAACACTTACAGCTGACTACCTTTACGGACGTAAAAAAATCGAGTATTTTTACAGACGTCCGCAGGAAAAATGGATAGAAATCAAAAATGTCACTATTAACAATATTGAAAACCTGAGTGCTAAAATTCCGCTCAACAACTTTGTCTGCATCACAGGAGTCAGCGGCAGCGGAAAAAGTTCTCTGATGCTTCAGACACTTCTTCCGACGGCAAGAGAACTGTTAAATCATGCCAGAAAAGTCAATAAAGTAGCAGGTGTAGAAATAAACGGATTAGAGCATGTTGATAAAGTGATATATCTTGATCAAAGCCCGATAGGGCGTACTCCAAGGAGTAATCCGGCAACCTATACCGGTGTTATGGATGAAATCCGCAACCTATTTGCTCAGACAAAAGAGAGTCAGATTCGCGGATATACGGCATCAAGATTCTCTTTTAATGTCAAAGGCGGTCGGTGTGAAAAGTGTCAGGGAGAGGGTGAAAACAAGATAGAAATGCACTTTTTGCCTGATATTATGGTCAAATGCGATGCCTGTGGCGGGAAACGCTATAACCAGCAGACTCTGGAGGTTTTTTACAAAGGAAAAACCATCGCCGATGTGCTTGCCATGAGTGTGGATGAGGCTTTTGAATTTTTTAAACCTATTCCTAAGATACACCAAAAAATGAAAACACTTGTCGATGTAGGACTTGGCTATATAACTTTGGGTCAAAATGCCGTAACGCTCTCAGGCGGAGAAGCGCAGAGAATCAAACTCTCAAAAGAGCTCAGCCGTAAAGATACAGGAAAAACGCTTTATATTCTGGATGAACCGACAACAGGTTTGCATTTTGCCGACGTTGACAGATTGACAAATGTACTGCATAAGTTTGTCGAACTCGGTAACTCTATGCTCATCATTGAGCATAATCTTGATATGATAAAAAATGCCGATTATATTATAGATATGGGTCCTGAAGGCGGCAGCGGCGGGGGACTCATAATAGCGGAAGGTTCCCCGGAAGTGTTGGCAAAGAACCATAAAAAAACAGGCTCTTACACCGGTGAATATCTTGAAAAAGAGTTAAAGTTACATTGA
- a CDS encoding methyl-accepting chemotaxis protein → MLKNITIKQQLLIVPVVISLAFIYLYFAIDSNLDKLEDKSQKASISNKIVKEMLEARINEKNYIRRKDANYANELQKLVQESLQEAKALKKSFKDPQNKQLVQDVITNIEQYLHLFKKFQKLRDASLEEEAKMVKEAKDVEIIASKVRDIQKRQRDKVIRTSKDVRVIADEIEEASLANKIVKELLLMRIAEKNYLRRKDIKYQDQVEAYIRNIEKLSLHVKDILGSPKNKRMIDDILKALSEYKKAFYTFSELREKSLQVNKQMKKEAQEAQEALVTLRKDQKQEKEKLAQSLQMQLITLFIAIGLGVIVFMLFVSTTISRNLMQIANAAKNLASGDGDLTKRIHIEGKNELANVAKYINQFIEKVQNAISEAKTVSNEASSISNELSATSLEIGKRVEDEATLVKSINNDTDQTTQEAEFVDDTVQEMQKISQNSFEALSQTTEKINALISTVKDSSVKEEELALKMQELKESTNDVKSILELIGDIAEQTNLLSLNAAIEAARAGEHGRGFAVVADEVRKLAERTQKSLTEINATINVVVQSVDESSDNMQENAKEIAQAAEQAGDVEESIDSVMDAIEKSKSMAQESSLAVDKLKNRVVDISKNMAKLNDVSITNARSVEEIAAAAEHQNDIIEKLNAQLSSFKS, encoded by the coding sequence ATGTTGAAAAACATTACTATTAAACAACAACTCCTCATTGTTCCTGTCGTTATCTCCCTTGCATTTATCTATCTTTATTTTGCTATTGATTCTAACTTGGACAAACTTGAAGATAAAAGTCAAAAAGCTTCTATCTCCAACAAAATCGTCAAAGAGATGCTTGAAGCAAGAATAAACGAAAAAAACTATATACGACGAAAAGATGCAAACTATGCAAATGAGCTTCAAAAACTTGTGCAAGAGAGTTTACAAGAAGCAAAAGCTTTAAAGAAGAGTTTTAAAGATCCACAAAACAAACAGCTTGTTCAAGATGTTATAACAAACATAGAGCAGTACCTTCATCTGTTTAAAAAGTTTCAAAAACTTCGAGATGCTTCTTTAGAAGAAGAGGCAAAGATGGTAAAAGAGGCAAAAGATGTCGAAATTATCGCTTCAAAAGTAAGAGATATTCAAAAAAGACAGCGAGATAAAGTCATACGCACCTCAAAAGATGTACGAGTTATAGCAGATGAGATAGAAGAGGCATCTTTAGCGAACAAAATAGTAAAAGAGCTTTTGCTTATGCGAATAGCAGAGAAAAATTACCTTCGCCGTAAAGATATAAAGTATCAAGACCAGGTAGAGGCGTATATTAGAAATATTGAAAAGCTCTCTTTACATGTAAAAGATATTTTAGGCTCTCCAAAAAACAAAAGAATGATAGATGATATTTTGAAAGCTTTGAGTGAATATAAAAAAGCTTTTTATACTTTTAGTGAGCTGCGAGAGAAGTCACTTCAGGTAAATAAGCAGATGAAAAAAGAAGCACAAGAGGCTCAAGAAGCTCTTGTTACATTAAGAAAAGATCAAAAACAAGAGAAAGAGAAACTTGCTCAAAGTCTTCAAATGCAGTTGATTACTCTTTTTATAGCTATAGGTTTAGGTGTTATTGTCTTTATGCTTTTTGTATCTACTACTATTAGTAGAAACCTTATGCAGATAGCGAATGCTGCAAAAAATTTAGCTTCTGGAGATGGTGATTTAACAAAGAGAATCCATATTGAAGGTAAAAATGAATTGGCTAATGTTGCCAAATATATTAATCAATTTATTGAGAAGGTTCAAAATGCCATAAGTGAAGCTAAAACAGTCAGTAATGAAGCCTCATCAATATCAAACGAACTCTCTGCTACATCTTTAGAGATTGGCAAACGGGTAGAAGATGAAGCTACTCTTGTAAAATCTATCAACAACGATACAGATCAAACAACACAAGAAGCAGAGTTTGTTGATGATACAGTTCAAGAGATGCAAAAGATCTCACAAAACTCTTTTGAAGCATTAAGCCAAACTACAGAAAAAATAAATGCCCTTATTAGTACCGTAAAAGACTCCAGTGTAAAAGAGGAAGAACTTGCACTCAAGATGCAAGAGCTTAAAGAGAGTACCAATGATGTAAAAAGCATACTTGAACTCATAGGCGATATAGCTGAACAGACAAATTTGCTCTCACTCAATGCAGCCATTGAAGCAGCACGAGCAGGAGAGCATGGACGAGGTTTTGCTGTTGTTGCTGATGAAGTAAGAAAGCTTGCAGAGAGAACCCAAAAAAGTCTTACAGAGATAAATGCCACCATCAATGTTGTTGTGCAGTCAGTTGATGAATCAAGCGATAATATGCAAGAAAACGCAAAAGAGATAGCTCAAGCAGCTGAACAGGCAGGTGATGTAGAAGAGAGCATAGACAGTGTTATGGATGCTATAGAAAAATCAAAATCAATGGCACAGGAGAGCTCTTTAGCTGTAGATAAACTCAAAAACAGAGTTGTTGACATCTCCAAAAATATGGCGAAGCTCAATGATGTATCTATCACTAATGCAAGAAGTGTTGAAGAGATTGCTGCAGCAGCTGAACATCAAAATGATATCATTGAAAAATTAAATGCCCAACTTAGCAGTTTTAAAAGTTAG
- the dusB gene encoding tRNA dihydrouridine synthase DusB, translated as MKKTKLSFDKPLYVLAPLAGFTDLPFRSVVKKFGADLTVSEMLSSNALAHGSQKTLHMLEKSSLEDPYSVQIAGADVDIVRRAVEILNEQDGIDIIDLNCGCPVPKVVGHGSGSSLLLDLPLMGDIIKTIKNTSNKNMTSVKIRLGFEKKNHVDIAKVVQDSGADFIAVHGRTRTGKFKAAVDYDAIREIKEAVDIPVIANGDIDSYEKAKWVLEHTGADGVMIGRGAVGAPWIFHQLKTGAESIEQSLKHEIIMEHFDKMIEFYGQHGVAMFRKHTHTYSKGYRGASVLRNEVNSIDDIATYRSVIDDFFKNSEMTL; from the coding sequence ATGAAAAAAACAAAACTCTCCTTTGACAAGCCATTATATGTATTAGCCCCATTGGCGGGTTTTACTGATCTTCCTTTTAGAAGTGTGGTGAAAAAATTTGGAGCAGATTTGACTGTCAGTGAAATGTTGAGTTCAAATGCTCTGGCTCACGGTTCACAAAAAACACTGCATATGCTGGAAAAATCTTCTTTGGAAGATCCGTATTCTGTACAAATTGCAGGTGCTGATGTTGATATTGTACGTCGTGCGGTTGAAATACTAAACGAACAGGATGGAATTGACATTATTGATCTGAACTGTGGTTGTCCTGTACCCAAAGTTGTGGGTCACGGCAGTGGCAGTTCTCTTCTTTTGGACCTTCCTCTAATGGGAGATATAATAAAAACTATTAAAAATACTTCCAATAAAAATATGACCAGTGTTAAAATAAGATTGGGCTTTGAAAAGAAAAACCATGTAGATATTGCAAAAGTCGTACAGGACAGCGGTGCAGATTTTATTGCAGTGCATGGAAGAACACGAACCGGCAAGTTTAAAGCAGCTGTTGATTATGATGCAATAAGAGAGATAAAAGAGGCTGTAGATATCCCGGTGATTGCCAACGGAGATATAGACTCTTATGAAAAAGCCAAATGGGTGCTTGAACATACTGGTGCTGACGGGGTTATGATAGGTCGCGGTGCAGTAGGGGCTCCGTGGATATTTCATCAGCTTAAAACCGGTGCAGAATCTATCGAACAGAGTCTTAAACATGAAATTATTATGGAACATTTTGACAAAATGATAGAGTTTTACGGACAGCATGGTGTTGCAATGTTTAGAAAGCATACCCATACCTATTCGAAAGGCTATCGAGGTGCATCAGTTTTGAGAAATGAAGTAAACTCAATTGATGATATAGCAACATACCGTTCAGTCATAGATGACTTCTTTAAAAACAGTGAGATGACACTCTGA
- the dksA gene encoding RNA polymerase-binding protein DksA, which produces MQASELKYFKELLLSRKEQIEKNIQGVRTELSELSSLDLNDEGDHASANNNSMVEGAIIEQQKQELDEIEKILSKIKNGGYGVCEMCEDEIGFQRLKVKPHAAYCIDCREIVEKSK; this is translated from the coding sequence GTGCAAGCAAGTGAGTTAAAATATTTTAAAGAGTTACTACTGAGTCGAAAAGAACAGATAGAGAAAAACATTCAGGGTGTCCGAACAGAACTAAGTGAACTGAGTTCGTTAGATTTAAATGATGAAGGCGATCATGCTTCGGCAAATAACAATTCTATGGTAGAAGGTGCTATAATAGAGCAGCAAAAGCAGGAATTGGATGAGATTGAAAAAATACTCTCTAAAATTAAAAACGGTGGTTATGGTGTTTGTGAAATGTGTGAAGATGAAATAGGATTTCAAAGACTGAAAGTAAAACCGCATGCTGCATACTGCATTGACTGTAGAGAAATAGTAGAGAAATCTAAATAA
- a CDS encoding thiamine phosphate synthase, protein MRLYALCDQDMLDKKGISLESFIGIAKKKNAEIIQYRNKNADIAFIKAQLIKIRKLYDGFLIVNDAYELVEFCDGVHVGQEDLKAIDTDVFKAVKILRSVINEDKILGISTHNEEEVLQANAMDLNYIGLGAYRNTDTKKDVSSLLGDTLDTIASKSRHHVAAIGGVKLNDSFEHVTYNVIGSGLLQ, encoded by the coding sequence ATGAGACTCTATGCGTTATGTGATCAGGACATGCTTGATAAAAAAGGAATTTCTTTAGAATCCTTTATAGGTATTGCAAAAAAGAAGAATGCTGAAATTATACAATATCGAAATAAAAATGCAGACATCGCTTTTATTAAAGCACAATTGATAAAAATCAGAAAACTTTATGACGGTTTTTTGATAGTGAATGATGCCTATGAGCTTGTTGAATTCTGCGATGGGGTGCATGTAGGGCAGGAAGATCTTAAAGCTATAGATACAGATGTATTCAAGGCAGTCAAAATTTTACGAAGTGTTATAAATGAAGACAAAATTTTAGGTATTTCAACGCATAATGAAGAAGAAGTTTTGCAGGCAAATGCAATGGATTTAAACTATATCGGACTTGGCGCATACAGAAATACTGATACAAAAAAAGATGTATCAAGCCTTCTTGGAGATACCCTGGATACCATTGCCTCAAAATCCAGACACCATGTCGCTGCTATAGGCGGTGTGAAACTTAATGATTCATTTGAACATGTAACATACAATGTAATCGGGAGCGGCTTACTCCAATGA
- a CDS encoding chemotaxis protein CheX, giving the protein MLESLKEAAKNFCIHQIGASCEIKDAPTNKRTLIAYIDVQTQDQKRYRVYIASDNDFMQKVSKLFLEEEKSDEETLKEMTLETANLIIGSAKVIAEGLGISYTMGTPHFAKVGEFDFSFDERKVVHIDNAELIIAIKELDA; this is encoded by the coding sequence ATGCTAGAGAGCTTAAAAGAAGCAGCAAAAAACTTTTGCATACATCAAATCGGCGCTTCATGCGAAATAAAAGATGCCCCGACAAACAAGAGAACACTTATTGCTTACATAGATGTACAAACTCAAGACCAGAAACGCTACAGAGTTTATATAGCTTCTGACAATGATTTTATGCAGAAAGTTTCAAAACTGTTTTTAGAAGAAGAAAAAAGTGATGAAGAGACGCTCAAGGAAATGACACTTGAAACTGCCAATCTTATTATAGGAAGCGCCAAAGTCATTGCTGAAGGACTTGGAATCTCATATACAATGGGAACGCCTCATTTTGCAAAAGTCGGAGAATTTGACTTTAGCTTTGATGAGCGCAAAGTCGTTCATATAGACAATGCCGAACTCATTATTGCCATTAAGGAATTAGATGCCTGA
- a CDS encoding 23S rRNA (pseudouridine(1915)-N(3))-methyltransferase RlmH: protein MNIEIVSIAKREKTLYDPLYKELTKMISRFATVKDTEIFSKDVTKAHTISPQAAQKAYTKALEAYIGKDFCITLHPDGKLVDSFEFSKLLNDKMSVKFFIGGAYGFEKDFLDQSNAVVSLGKITMSHKIAKAVLLEQIYRGFAILSNHPYHK from the coding sequence ATGAATATAGAAATCGTCTCTATAGCAAAAAGAGAAAAAACACTTTACGATCCGCTGTATAAAGAGTTGACAAAAATGATATCAAGGTTTGCAACTGTAAAAGATACGGAGATTTTTTCAAAAGATGTAACAAAAGCACACACAATTTCCCCACAGGCCGCTCAAAAAGCATATACCAAAGCTTTAGAAGCTTATATTGGGAAAGATTTCTGTATAACTTTGCATCCAGATGGAAAACTAGTAGACAGTTTTGAATTTAGTAAGCTTCTAAATGATAAAATGTCTGTAAAATTTTTTATAGGCGGAGCATATGGTTTTGAAAAAGATTTTTTAGACCAAAGCAATGCTGTTGTCAGTTTAGGCAAAATAACAATGAGTCATAAAATTGCCAAGGCGGTTTTATTGGAACAGATCTATAGAGGTTTTGCTATACTGAGCAATCATCCATATCATAAATAA
- a CDS encoding EAL domain-containing protein has protein sequence MFGKVQLKTRLYVTLGGLIFLIFIVGEWSLWQSSQINKRVSNIYTQEVIPLENISHLKGALYRIRDRSLRLLDAKDPLEIIHHQEIISQQVKRIEEELDSYDNTRLSNEELLELEKFKVNFHEYLSIIYEKIYPYLLKKSENELEPILYKEAIFEFRQAREALNELSEYQIQRAKLRHQHSDEIFSKQVIIIQLIILVIVGLSGFFAKMLMNSIIEPIKQINDVLATISHEDFSKRIRVTSEDELGKMSQMLNNSIAMLQTTFQELSILINYDKLTNLPNRKMFQEEIEKCISKCLKSNELFAVMFIDVDNFKNINDTYGHTTGDKLLEIIAKRMKTHIRSNDILARLGGDEFAILLQNIKNPTVPGNIANKILDTMQKPIYIDQHTIFTSISIGIYVSDHQNESREKILSYADVAMYAAKNSGKAKYIYFNKKMYEKQESETLLDIQLRDAVQNKEFRVYFQPIVEPKTEALYGVETLLRWERDGEIISPAKFIAKLESNGMILDVTYMIIEEVFEMIERRGFKNVVSINLSILQFYDENFIPFLKRVLQKYPSINPQKIYFEITESVFAQNNDLIFSTMELIKKLGFKFSLDDFGTGYSSLSYIKDYPINTIKIDKKFVDNLLDDVRAQELLEGIVYLAKTLHLTIVIEGVEDAATLKSVTKHNSVKIQGYYFYKPMTKESFERLLD, from the coding sequence ATGTTTGGAAAAGTTCAGCTTAAAACTAGACTCTATGTAACTCTTGGAGGTTTGATATTTCTTATATTTATAGTTGGAGAATGGAGTTTATGGCAATCTTCTCAGATAAATAAACGAGTAAGTAATATTTATACTCAAGAAGTGATCCCTTTAGAAAACATATCACACCTTAAGGGGGCTCTTTATAGGATTCGAGATAGAAGTTTACGACTTCTTGATGCTAAAGATCCTTTAGAAATTATACATCACCAAGAAATCATATCTCAGCAAGTAAAAAGAATTGAAGAAGAGTTAGATAGCTATGATAATACAAGACTTTCAAATGAAGAACTTTTAGAACTTGAAAAATTTAAAGTAAATTTTCACGAATATCTTTCCATTATTTATGAAAAAATCTATCCATATCTTTTAAAAAAAAGTGAAAATGAGCTTGAGCCAATTCTCTACAAAGAGGCTATTTTTGAGTTTCGTCAAGCAAGAGAAGCACTCAATGAACTCTCAGAATACCAGATACAAAGAGCAAAACTGAGACACCAACACTCTGATGAGATTTTCAGTAAGCAAGTTATTATAATTCAGCTTATTATTTTAGTTATAGTGGGTTTAAGTGGTTTTTTTGCAAAAATGCTCATGAATTCTATTATAGAACCAATTAAGCAGATAAATGACGTACTTGCTACCATTTCTCATGAAGATTTTTCTAAGCGTATTCGTGTTACATCAGAAGATGAATTAGGAAAAATGTCCCAGATGCTTAACAACAGTATAGCAATGCTACAAACTACTTTCCAGGAACTTTCAATTTTAATAAATTATGATAAACTAACAAATCTGCCAAATCGAAAAATGTTTCAAGAGGAGATAGAGAAGTGTATAAGCAAATGTCTTAAGAGTAATGAACTCTTTGCAGTGATGTTTATTGATGTTGATAATTTTAAAAATATTAACGACACTTATGGACATACAACGGGAGATAAACTTTTAGAGATTATTGCAAAAAGGATGAAAACACATATTCGCTCCAACGATATACTTGCACGACTTGGTGGTGATGAGTTTGCTATACTGCTTCAAAATATCAAAAATCCAACAGTACCTGGCAATATCGCAAATAAAATTTTAGATACTATGCAAAAACCCATCTATATAGACCAGCATACTATCTTTACCTCCATATCTATCGGTATATATGTCTCAGACCACCAAAATGAATCAAGGGAAAAGATACTCTCATATGCTGATGTTGCGATGTATGCTGCAAAAAATTCAGGAAAAGCAAAATACATCTATTTTAATAAAAAAATGTATGAAAAACAAGAATCTGAAACATTGTTAGATATTCAACTAAGAGATGCTGTACAAAACAAAGAATTTCGAGTATATTTCCAGCCTATAGTCGAGCCAAAAACAGAAGCACTCTACGGCGTTGAGACACTACTACGATGGGAGAGAGATGGAGAAATAATCTCCCCTGCTAAGTTTATAGCCAAACTTGAAAGTAATGGGATGATTCTTGATGTTACTTATATGATTATAGAAGAGGTTTTTGAGATGATAGAGCGAAGAGGCTTTAAAAATGTAGTTTCCATAAACCTTTCCATCTTACAGTTTTATGATGAAAACTTTATCCCATTTTTAAAAAGAGTATTACAGAAGTATCCATCAATCAACCCTCAAAAAATCTATTTTGAGATAACAGAGAGTGTTTTTGCTCAAAACAATGATCTTATTTTTAGCACTATGGAACTTATTAAAAAGTTAGGCTTTAAGTTTTCTTTGGATGATTTTGGGACAGGGTACTCTTCATTGTCTTACATTAAAGACTATCCAATCAATACTATAAAAATAGATAAAAAATTTGTTGATAATCTTTTAGATGATGTAAGAGCACAAGAACTACTTGAAGGGATTGTCTATTTGGCAAAAACACTGCATCTTACTATTGTTATAGAGGGAGTTGAAGATGCTGCAACACTCAAAAGTGTCACAAAACACAACAGTGTAAAAATTCAAGGCTACTATTTTTACAAACCAATGACAAAGGAGTCATTTGAGAGACTTTTAGATTAA
- the fliN gene encoding flagellar motor switch protein FliN produces the protein MPDTKKFDLQEELSWMDYSGILDMEVEFIADLGETELSVAEVLKLEKGSIIDLKKPAGESVESYVNGRIIGKGEVMVYEKNLAIRINEVLDSSAVLYYLSKERL, from the coding sequence ATGCCTGATACAAAAAAATTTGACCTGCAAGAAGAACTTTCATGGATGGACTACTCCGGTATTTTAGACATGGAAGTTGAATTTATTGCTGATCTGGGAGAGACCGAGTTGAGTGTTGCAGAAGTTTTAAAGCTTGAAAAAGGATCTATTATCGATTTAAAAAAACCGGCAGGAGAGAGTGTTGAGTCTTATGTCAACGGACGTATTATAGGAAAAGGAGAAGTGATGGTTTACGAAAAAAACCTCGCTATCCGTATCAATGAAGTGCTGGATTCAAGTGCTGTACTCTACTACCTGTCAAAAGAGAGATTATGA